In a genomic window of Deinococcus radiotolerans:
- a CDS encoding MFS transporter — MTTVPAAPPLTADARRVVTAATVGFTLMFAVWVMFAIVGLPIRKQLGLTDAQFTLLTAIPVLTGSLLRLPAGIWADRYGGKAVFLITTVVTALFSLALAWADGYTTLLVLALGVGLAGVSFAVGNAWIAQWVPVARQGLALGTFGAGNAGASITKLLAPLMITLVPAGLLIPGGWHFVPFVFGLALLLCAALTARLTPADQSTPTGRTLSDWLRPLARAQVWRFGLYYVVFFGAYVACSLFLPKYYVDHYGVPLAQAGLLTALFIFPASLLRPLGGYLSDRFGPRAVTTVAFGVMLAGLLPLLRDLNVTTFMLLTTVIGVGMGVGKASTYTLVAQWNPGQMGVVGGLVGLLGGLGGFILPLAFAALKPTLGAQSAFVTLFALTALSTVVFVANMVRLKVLGRVPDFA, encoded by the coding sequence ATGACCACTGTTCCCGCCGCTCCGCCCCTGACCGCCGACGCCCGCCGGGTCGTCACCGCCGCCACCGTCGGCTTCACGCTGATGTTCGCCGTGTGGGTCATGTTCGCCATCGTGGGCCTGCCCATCCGCAAGCAGCTGGGCCTGACGGACGCGCAGTTCACGCTGCTGACCGCCATTCCCGTCCTGACCGGCTCCCTGCTGCGCCTCCCCGCGGGCATCTGGGCGGACCGGTACGGCGGGAAGGCCGTATTCCTGATCACCACGGTGGTCACCGCGCTGTTCTCCCTGGCGCTCGCCTGGGCAGACGGGTACACCACCCTGCTGGTCCTCGCGCTGGGCGTGGGCCTGGCCGGGGTCAGCTTCGCCGTTGGGAACGCCTGGATTGCGCAGTGGGTCCCGGTCGCCCGGCAGGGGCTCGCGCTGGGCACCTTTGGCGCCGGGAACGCCGGGGCGAGCATCACCAAACTCCTCGCGCCGCTGATGATCACGCTCGTCCCGGCGGGCCTGCTCATTCCCGGCGGGTGGCACTTCGTGCCGTTCGTGTTCGGCCTGGCGCTGCTGCTGTGCGCCGCGCTGACCGCCCGCCTCACGCCCGCTGATCAGAGCACGCCGACCGGCCGCACCCTGAGCGACTGGCTACGGCCCCTGGCGCGCGCGCAGGTGTGGCGCTTCGGGCTGTACTACGTGGTGTTCTTCGGCGCGTACGTCGCGTGCAGCCTCTTCCTGCCCAAGTACTACGTGGATCACTACGGCGTGCCGCTGGCGCAGGCGGGCCTGCTGACGGCGCTGTTCATCTTCCCCGCCAGCCTCCTGCGGCCCCTGGGCGGGTACCTCTCGGACCGCTTCGGGCCGCGCGCGGTGACCACCGTGGCCTTCGGGGTGATGCTGGCGGGCCTGCTGCCCCTGCTGCGTGACCTGAACGTCACGACGTTCATGCTGCTCACCACGGTCATCGGGGTGGGCATGGGTGTCGGCAAGGCCAGCACCTACACCCTGGTCGCCCAGTGGAACCCGGGGCAGATGGGCGTCGTGGGAGGGCTCGTGGGCCTGCTGGGGGGCCTGGGCGGCTTCATCCTGCCGCTGGCCTTCGCGGCACTGAAACCCACGCTGGGCGCCCAGAGTGCGTTCGTGACGTTGTTCGCCCTGACCGCGCTGAGCACCGTGGTGTTCGTGGCGAACATGGTCCGCCTGAAGGTGCTGGGGCGCGTGCCGGACTTCGCCTGA
- a CDS encoding ArsR/SmtB family transcription factor — MTAELPRCDEDCRHPDAVANARAALPTQQAVEAASALLKAVADPTRLRMLSALAAQELCVHDLATVAGISESAASHQLRLLRAHRLVGYRKEGRTVYYHLADQHVTLLLENALEHAQER; from the coding sequence TTGACCGCCGAGCTTCCCCGCTGTGATGAGGACTGCCGCCACCCGGACGCGGTGGCGAACGCGCGCGCGGCGCTGCCCACTCAGCAGGCCGTGGAGGCCGCCAGCGCCCTGCTGAAGGCCGTCGCGGACCCCACGCGCCTGCGGATGCTGAGCGCCCTGGCCGCGCAGGAACTGTGCGTGCATGACCTGGCGACCGTGGCGGGCATCAGTGAGAGCGCCGCCAGTCACCAGCTGCGCCTGCTGCGCGCGCACCGGCTGGTCGGGTACCGCAAGGAGGGCCGCACCGTGTACTACCACCTGGCCGACCAGCACGTGACGCTGCTGCTGGAGAACGCGCTGGAACACGCGCAGGAACGTTAG
- a CDS encoding heavy metal translocating P-type ATPase, giving the protein MSAPGPLATPAELDYFVEGMDCPSCVRKIEGALSRMPGATQARTNLTRQSLTLTLDEAQTPRAALEQTLRGLGHEPRLLTPEVPITPRPWWQTAQGRLVITSGALLALAWTFSWIEPRLAVWGYAAATLLGVAPLARRAVAAARAGDPFGINTLVTLAALGALLIGEAAEAAVVVFFFAIGELLEGVAVSRARSGIQALTRLTPKTALLLTKGRVVEVPADTLRVGQLVQVQPGGRVPADGTVTQGQSSLDDSPVTGESVPILKGPGDAVYAGSINTDGVLTLRVNAEARDNTIARIIHLVEQAEAHRAPVARFIDRFSRVYTPVVLLIALLTALIPPLLGGAWHEWLYKGVALLLIGCPCALVLSVPAAITSAVSAGTRRGLLIKGGAALEAVGGVRTVAFDKTGTLTAGRPAVTDVVPGRLDEASVLRLAAAVEQGSSHPLARAILEQAGADLPAAQDARALPGRAAQATVDGRALSVGSPRFAREQGAWTAQLEGTVTALEDQGKTVVLLLEGAQVLGLIALRDEPRPDARAAADGLRALGVQPVMLTGDNARTARAIGEALNIEVHAELLPEDKLRLIETLKARGGVAMVGDGINDAPALAAATVGIAMGGGTDVALETADAALLGREVRGVPDLIQLSRAATRNIRQNVAFAVGLKAVFLVTTLLGITGLWPAILSDTGATALVTANALRLLRFRPDRGRA; this is encoded by the coding sequence ATGAGCGCTCCTGGACCCCTCGCCACACCCGCGGAACTCGACTACTTCGTCGAGGGCATGGACTGCCCGTCCTGCGTGCGCAAGATCGAGGGCGCCCTGAGCCGCATGCCCGGCGCCACCCAGGCCCGCACGAACCTCACCCGCCAGAGCCTCACCCTGACCCTCGACGAGGCGCAGACCCCGCGCGCCGCGCTGGAACAGACCCTGCGCGGCCTCGGGCACGAACCGCGCCTCCTGACGCCCGAGGTCCCCATCACGCCGCGCCCCTGGTGGCAGACCGCCCAGGGCCGCCTCGTGATCACCTCGGGCGCGCTACTGGCCCTGGCGTGGACATTCAGCTGGATCGAACCTCGCCTCGCCGTGTGGGGTTACGCCGCGGCCACGCTGCTCGGCGTGGCCCCGCTGGCCCGCCGGGCCGTGGCCGCCGCCCGCGCCGGGGACCCCTTCGGCATCAACACCCTGGTCACGCTGGCCGCGCTGGGCGCCCTGCTGATCGGCGAGGCCGCCGAGGCCGCCGTGGTCGTGTTCTTCTTCGCCATCGGGGAACTGCTGGAGGGCGTCGCCGTGAGCCGCGCGCGCAGCGGCATCCAGGCCCTCACCCGCCTGACGCCCAAAACGGCCCTGCTGCTCACCAAGGGGCGGGTGGTCGAGGTGCCCGCCGACACCCTGCGCGTCGGGCAACTGGTGCAGGTGCAGCCCGGCGGCCGCGTCCCCGCCGACGGTACGGTCACGCAGGGGCAGTCCAGCCTCGACGACTCCCCCGTCACGGGCGAGAGCGTTCCGATCCTCAAGGGCCCGGGGGACGCCGTGTACGCCGGGAGCATCAACACCGACGGTGTGCTGACCCTGCGCGTGAATGCCGAGGCCCGGGACAACACCATCGCGCGCATCATTCACCTTGTCGAGCAGGCCGAGGCGCACCGCGCGCCGGTCGCGCGGTTCATTGACCGCTTCTCACGGGTCTACACGCCTGTGGTCCTGCTGATCGCGCTGCTGACGGCCCTGATCCCGCCGCTGCTGGGCGGCGCGTGGCACGAATGGCTGTACAAGGGCGTGGCGCTGCTGCTGATCGGCTGCCCCTGCGCGCTGGTCCTGAGCGTGCCCGCCGCGATCACCAGCGCCGTGAGCGCCGGCACCCGCCGTGGCCTGCTCATCAAGGGCGGCGCGGCCTTGGAAGCGGTCGGGGGCGTCCGCACCGTGGCGTTCGACAAGACCGGCACCCTGACCGCCGGGCGCCCCGCCGTGACCGACGTCGTTCCCGGCCGCCTGGATGAGGCCAGCGTGCTGCGCCTCGCCGCGGCCGTGGAGCAGGGCTCCAGCCACCCGCTGGCCCGCGCGATCCTTGAGCAGGCAGGCGCGGACCTGCCCGCCGCGCAGGACGCCCGCGCCCTACCGGGCCGGGCCGCCCAGGCCACCGTGGACGGCCGCGCCCTGAGCGTCGGCTCGCCCCGCTTCGCCCGCGAACAGGGTGCCTGGACCGCGCAGCTCGAGGGAACCGTCACGGCCCTGGAGGATCAGGGCAAGACGGTGGTACTCCTGCTTGAGGGCGCCCAGGTGCTCGGGCTGATCGCGCTGCGGGACGAACCTCGCCCGGACGCGCGCGCCGCCGCCGATGGGCTGCGGGCGCTGGGCGTGCAGCCGGTGATGCTCACCGGGGATAACGCCCGCACCGCGCGCGCCATCGGGGAGGCCCTGAACATCGAGGTGCACGCCGAACTGCTCCCGGAGGACAAGCTGCGGCTCATCGAGACCCTGAAGGCGCGCGGCGGCGTGGCGATGGTCGGGGACGGCATCAACGACGCGCCCGCTCTGGCCGCCGCTACCGTGGGTATCGCCATGGGCGGGGGCACGGACGTGGCGCTGGAAACCGCGGACGCCGCGCTGCTGGGCCGCGAGGTGCGCGGCGTGCCGGACCTGATCCAGCTGTCCCGCGCCGCCACGCGCAACATCCGGCAGAACGTGGCGTTCGCGGTGGGCCTGAAGGCCGTGTTCCTCGTCACGACGCTGCTGGGCATCACGGGCCTGTGGCCAGCCATCCTGTCCGACACGGGCGCCACGGCGCTGGTGACCGCGAACGCCCTGCGTCTGCTGCGCTTCCGCCCAGACCGGGGGCGCGCTTGA
- a CDS encoding GNAT family N-acetyltransferase translates to MTPHVQRNDDRQRYELLDGERVLGFAEFRPVGNAVMLPHTEVEEGHEGEGLGSQLARAALDDVRAQGKLVLPMCPFIAAYIRRHPEYNDLIHPQQRAVFGL, encoded by the coding sequence ATGACCCCACACGTGCAGCGCAACGATGACAGGCAACGCTACGAACTGCTGGACGGCGAGCGGGTGCTGGGCTTCGCGGAGTTCCGTCCGGTGGGGAACGCGGTGATGCTGCCCCACACGGAGGTCGAGGAAGGGCATGAGGGCGAGGGGCTGGGCAGTCAGCTGGCCCGCGCGGCGCTCGATGATGTCCGGGCGCAGGGGAAGCTGGTGCTGCCCATGTGCCCCTTTATTGCGGCGTACATCCGCCGGCATCCGGAGTACAACGACCTGATTCACCCGCAGCAGCGTGCGGTGTTCGGTCTGTAA
- a CDS encoding metal-sensitive transcriptional regulator yields the protein MPDLPPALTETDTRVLMRLRRIEGQVRGLQRMIEEGRDCHDILTQLSGVRSALDAAGEQILEQYAAGCRARPGEAITPQDVVRAVKLLRR from the coding sequence ATGCCCGATCTACCCCCCGCCCTGACCGAGACCGACACCCGCGTCCTGATGCGCCTGCGCCGCATCGAGGGTCAGGTGCGCGGCCTGCAACGCATGATCGAGGAAGGCCGTGACTGCCACGACATCCTGACCCAGCTGTCCGGCGTGCGCAGCGCCCTGGACGCGGCCGGAGAACAGATCCTCGAGCAGTACGCCGCCGGGTGCCGCGCCCGGCCCGGCGAGGCCATCACGCCGCAGGACGTGGTCCGCGCCGTGAAACTCCTGCGCCGCTGA
- a CDS encoding DUF808 domain-containing protein: MSGGLVALLDDVAAIARLAAASIDDIGAAAAKAGVKAVGVVVDDTAVTPRYVTGFSPDRELPIIWRIARGSLRNKVVFILPVALLLSEFLPQAMTPILMLGGAYLCFEGAEKLIEAVRGGHEDNAQAEARLSSAEHEKLMVSGAIRTDFILSAEIMAISLAEVATEPFWQRTIILIVVALLITALVYGVVGLIVKMDDIGLRLARARTGTGRAIGRGLVKGMPIVLGTLATIGTAAMLWVGGHILIVGVADFGWHAPEDVLHDLSHGAAHALPALGGLVTWLVETLGSAVVGLIVGLVVVGALHLLPRRQAH, from the coding sequence GTGAGCGGCGGTCTTGTCGCGCTGCTGGACGACGTGGCCGCCATCGCCCGCCTCGCCGCCGCGTCCATCGACGACATCGGCGCCGCCGCCGCGAAAGCCGGCGTGAAAGCCGTGGGCGTGGTCGTGGACGACACGGCCGTCACGCCCCGCTACGTGACGGGCTTCAGCCCCGACCGTGAACTGCCGATCATCTGGCGGATCGCGCGCGGCTCCCTGCGGAACAAGGTGGTGTTCATCCTGCCCGTGGCGCTGCTCCTCAGCGAGTTCCTGCCGCAGGCCATGACGCCCATCCTGATGCTGGGCGGCGCGTACCTGTGCTTCGAGGGCGCCGAGAAACTCATTGAGGCCGTGCGGGGCGGCCACGAGGACAACGCGCAGGCCGAGGCCCGCCTCAGCAGCGCCGAGCACGAGAAGCTGATGGTCAGCGGCGCGATCCGCACCGACTTCATCCTTTCGGCCGAGATCATGGCCATCTCCCTGGCCGAAGTCGCCACGGAACCCTTCTGGCAGCGCACCATCATCCTGATCGTCGTGGCCCTCCTGATCACGGCGCTGGTGTACGGCGTCGTGGGCCTGATCGTGAAGATGGACGACATCGGCCTGCGCCTCGCCCGGGCGCGTACGGGCACGGGCCGCGCCATCGGCCGGGGCCTCGTGAAGGGCATGCCCATCGTGCTGGGCACCCTGGCGACCATCGGAACGGCCGCGATGCTGTGGGTTGGGGGGCACATCCTGATCGTGGGCGTGGCGGACTTCGGCTGGCACGCCCCGGAGGATGTCCTGCATGACCTCTCACACGGCGCGGCGCACGCCCTGCCCGCGCTGGGCGGCCTGGTCACGTGGCTGGTCGAGACGCTCGGCAGCGCCGTCGTGGGCCTGATCGTTGGGCTGGTGGTGGTGGGCGCGCTGCACCTGCTGCCCCGCCGTCAGGCGCACTGA
- a CDS encoding xanthine dehydrogenase small subunit, with protein sequence MINGETRRVPSAAHTTLLNALRGQGLTGCKEGCAEGECGACAVLVARADGNGTRWESVNACLALLPALDGAEIVTSEGLGTPAALHPAQEELAVRGGSQCGYCTPGFVVSLAAEYLRPERTPGQHGEANGFDVHSLSGNLCRCTGYRPIVDAARALGTPGDGDPLAARRSQPAPRPRATQLDAADGVFHRPATLEDALALLAAHPDARVLAGGTDWGVDVNLRRARAAMTVAVDALPELRTFEVDGDMMRLGAGLTLSDLERRLKGRVPLLREWFPQFASRLIRNSATLGGNLGTASPIGDSPPVLLALEAELELVGPGGVRVVPLRDYFTGYRQTVRAPGELIQAVRIPTPLAPVTAFHKIAKRRFDDISSVAVGYALRVDGGVVTQARIGLGGVAATPLRATEAEAALEGQPWTADTARRAARILGATGTPLSDHRASAAYRAAMLEQSLLKFHWETAQEVSA encoded by the coding sequence ATGATCAACGGAGAAACGCGGCGGGTGCCCAGTGCGGCGCACACGACGCTCCTGAATGCCCTGCGCGGCCAGGGCCTGACCGGCTGCAAGGAAGGCTGCGCGGAAGGCGAGTGCGGCGCCTGCGCGGTGCTCGTGGCCCGCGCGGACGGTAACGGCACCCGCTGGGAGAGCGTGAACGCCTGCCTGGCCCTGCTGCCCGCGCTGGACGGCGCGGAGATCGTGACCAGCGAGGGCCTCGGCACTCCCGCGGCCCTGCACCCCGCGCAGGAGGAACTGGCCGTGCGGGGCGGCTCCCAGTGCGGGTACTGCACGCCGGGCTTCGTGGTGAGCCTCGCGGCCGAGTACCTGCGCCCCGAACGGACGCCCGGCCAGCATGGCGAGGCGAACGGCTTCGACGTGCACTCGCTGAGCGGGAACCTGTGCCGCTGCACCGGGTACCGCCCAATCGTGGACGCCGCCCGCGCCCTGGGCACCCCGGGTGACGGCGACCCGCTGGCCGCGCGGCGCTCGCAGCCTGCGCCGCGTCCCCGAGCCACGCAGCTGGACGCGGCAGATGGCGTCTTCCACCGCCCGGCCACGCTGGAAGACGCCCTGGCCCTGCTCGCGGCGCACCCGGACGCGCGGGTACTGGCGGGCGGCACCGACTGGGGCGTGGACGTGAACCTGCGCCGCGCCCGCGCCGCCATGACCGTCGCCGTGGACGCCCTGCCGGAACTCCGCACGTTCGAGGTCGACGGGGACATGATGCGGCTGGGTGCGGGCCTAACCCTCAGCGACCTAGAACGCCGCCTGAAGGGGCGGGTGCCGCTGCTGCGCGAGTGGTTCCCGCAGTTCGCGTCCCGCCTGATCCGGAACTCCGCCACGCTGGGTGGGAACCTGGGCACCGCCTCGCCCATCGGGGACAGCCCGCCCGTGCTGCTGGCCCTGGAGGCCGAACTCGAACTGGTGGGGCCGGGCGGCGTGCGGGTCGTGCCTCTGAGGGACTACTTCACCGGGTACCGCCAGACGGTGCGCGCGCCCGGCGAACTGATCCAGGCGGTGCGCATCCCCACACCCCTGGCGCCAGTCACGGCGTTCCACAAGATCGCCAAACGCCGGTTCGACGACATCTCCAGCGTGGCCGTCGGGTACGCCCTGCGCGTGGACGGCGGCGTGGTCACGCAGGCCCGCATCGGCCTGGGCGGCGTGGCGGCCACGCCCCTGCGCGCCACCGAGGCCGAGGCGGCGCTGGAAGGGCAGCCCTGGACGGCGGACACCGCGCGCCGCGCCGCCCGCATCCTGGGGGCAACAGGCACGCCCCTGAGTGACCACCGCGCCAGCGCCGCCTACCGCGCGGCCATGCTGGAGCAGAGCCTCCTGAAATTCCACTGGGAGACGGCGCAGGAGGTGAGCGCGTGA
- the xdhB gene encoding xanthine dehydrogenase molybdopterin binding subunit, with translation MSVHEVPAGAPVGQALAHESAALHVTGQALYTDDLGVRMSGLLHAWPVGSPHAHARVLSLDPSGALAVPGVVRVLTREDVPGVNDAGVKGDEPLFPTETMFVGHAVCWVLADSEDAARQGAAAVQVTYEPLPSLITLREAMDAGSFQGAQSTLRRGDVQIGFAQAAHVFEGEFELGGQEHFYLETHASLAHVDESGQVFIQCSTQHPSETQDITAHVLGLDANAVTVQCLRMGGGFGGKEMQPHGFAAIAALGATLTGRPVRLRLNRTLDLTMTGKRHPFHASWKAGFGADGRFTALQVQLTSDGGWSLDLSEPVMARALCHVDNAYFIPHVEARGRIARTNKTSQTAFRGFGGPQGMLVVEDLLGRVAPLLGLDAHELRQRNFYQPGECTPYGQPVRHAERLQTIWAELLESSDFHARHTEVEAFNAANEHVKRGLALTPVKFGISFNFTAYNQAGALVHVYKDGSVLVNHGGTEMGQGLHTKMLQVAATALGVPLDAVRLAPTRTDKVPNTSATAASSGADLNGGAVKDACDQIRARLSEVAAGRLAVHPDDVRFEAGRVFPLGHPERGFTFRELVHDAYHRRTQLWAAGFYRTPGLHWDREAMQGEPFKYFSYGASVTEVELDGFTGAYRVLRADLLHDVGDSLSPLIDLGQVEGGYLQGLGWLTLEELRWDESTGAGRGRLLTQAASTYKLPSLSELPADFRVALLRQATETGVVYGSKAVGEPPLMLAISAREALRAACAAFGPAGQPTELASPATPEAAFWALHAARSWSSTPATESDAPGATQGVPT, from the coding sequence GTGAGCGTTCACGAGGTTCCCGCCGGGGCCCCCGTGGGGCAGGCGCTGGCGCATGAGAGCGCGGCGCTGCACGTGACCGGACAGGCGCTGTACACCGATGATCTGGGCGTGCGAATGAGCGGGCTGCTGCACGCCTGGCCGGTGGGTTCACCGCACGCGCACGCGCGGGTGCTGAGCCTCGACCCTTCAGGCGCGCTGGCGGTGCCGGGCGTGGTGCGGGTCCTGACCCGCGAGGACGTACCCGGCGTGAACGACGCGGGCGTGAAGGGCGACGAGCCCCTCTTCCCCACCGAGACGATGTTCGTGGGGCACGCGGTGTGCTGGGTGCTGGCCGACAGCGAGGACGCTGCCCGGCAGGGCGCCGCGGCCGTGCAGGTCACGTACGAACCGCTGCCGTCCCTGATCACGCTGCGCGAGGCGATGGACGCCGGGTCGTTCCAGGGCGCGCAGTCCACGCTGCGCCGCGGGGACGTGCAGATCGGCTTCGCGCAGGCCGCGCACGTCTTCGAGGGCGAATTCGAGCTGGGCGGGCAGGAGCACTTCTACCTCGAGACGCACGCCTCGCTGGCGCACGTGGACGAGTCCGGGCAGGTGTTCATCCAGTGCAGCACGCAGCACCCCAGTGAGACGCAGGACATCACGGCGCACGTGTTGGGCCTGGACGCGAACGCCGTGACCGTGCAGTGCCTGCGCATGGGCGGCGGGTTTGGCGGCAAGGAGATGCAGCCGCACGGTTTCGCGGCCATCGCGGCGCTGGGCGCGACCCTGACCGGGCGGCCCGTGCGCCTGCGCCTGAACCGCACGCTGGACCTGACCATGACCGGCAAGCGCCACCCGTTCCACGCGTCGTGGAAGGCGGGCTTTGGCGCCGACGGGCGCTTCACGGCGCTACAGGTGCAGCTGACCAGTGACGGCGGCTGGAGCCTGGACCTGTCCGAGCCGGTCATGGCGCGCGCCCTATGCCACGTGGACAACGCGTACTTCATTCCGCACGTGGAGGCCCGCGGGCGGATCGCGCGGACGAACAAGACCTCCCAGACGGCCTTCCGGGGCTTCGGGGGGCCGCAGGGCATGCTGGTCGTGGAGGACCTGCTGGGCCGCGTGGCGCCGCTGCTGGGCCTCGACGCGCACGAGCTGCGGCAGCGGAACTTCTACCAGCCGGGCGAGTGCACCCCGTACGGGCAGCCGGTCCGGCACGCCGAGCGGCTTCAGACGATCTGGGCCGAACTGCTGGAAAGCAGCGACTTCCACGCCCGCCACACCGAGGTGGAGGCGTTCAACGCCGCGAATGAACACGTCAAGCGCGGGCTGGCGCTCACGCCCGTGAAGTTTGGGATCTCGTTCAACTTCACGGCGTACAACCAGGCGGGCGCGCTCGTGCACGTGTACAAGGACGGCTCGGTCCTCGTGAACCACGGCGGCACCGAGATGGGCCAGGGCCTGCACACAAAGATGCTGCAGGTCGCGGCGACCGCGCTGGGCGTGCCGCTGGACGCCGTGCGCCTTGCCCCGACCCGCACGGACAAGGTCCCGAACACCAGCGCCACGGCCGCCAGCAGCGGCGCGGACCTGAACGGCGGCGCGGTGAAGGACGCCTGCGACCAGATCCGCGCCCGCCTCTCGGAAGTGGCCGCCGGGCGGCTGGCCGTGCACCCGGACGACGTGCGCTTCGAGGCGGGCCGCGTGTTCCCGCTGGGCCACCCGGAGCGCGGCTTCACGTTCCGGGAGCTCGTGCACGACGCGTACCACCGCCGCACACAGCTGTGGGCGGCGGGCTTCTACCGCACGCCGGGCCTGCACTGGGACCGCGAGGCGATGCAGGGCGAACCGTTCAAGTACTTCAGTTACGGCGCCAGCGTCACCGAGGTGGAACTCGACGGCTTCACCGGCGCGTACCGCGTGCTGCGGGCCGACCTGCTGCACGACGTGGGTGACAGCCTCTCCCCCCTGATTGACCTGGGTCAGGTGGAGGGCGGGTACCTGCAGGGCCTGGGCTGGCTGACCCTCGAGGAACTGAGGTGGGACGAGTCCACCGGAGCGGGACGGGGGCGCTTGCTCACGCAGGCGGCCAGCACGTATAAATTGCCTTCGCTCTCGGAGCTGCCCGCGGACTTCCGCGTGGCGCTCCTGCGCCAAGCCACCGAGACCGGCGTGGTGTACGGCAGCAAGGCGGTCGGGGAACCCCCGCTGATGCTGGCGATCTCCGCCCGCGAGGCCCTGCGCGCCGCGTGCGCCGCCTTCGGCCCGGCCGGACAGCCCACCGAACTGGCGTCCCCGGCCACGCCGGAAGCGGCGTTCTGGGCGCTGCACGCCGCCCGGTCCTGGTCTTCAACGCCCGCCACTGAATCTGACGCGCCCGGCGCGACCCAAGGAGTCCCCACATGA
- the xdhC gene encoding xanthine dehydrogenase accessory protein XdhC → MDAHTLTPQHVATGGPAWLVALTRLAAQGEAAVLVSVMAARGHTPREAGARMVVSRTGSWGSVGGGNLEATAVERARTLIRAGTQAPETLTLRLTDRAANGHGRQCCGGEVTLHLDPVLHAQPQVAVFGAGHVGLELARLLARHPIGLHLIDSRAAQLTPERLAPLRDAEAQVTAHHAPIPELVLDGLPLSTHILILTHDHAEDAAILDAALRRPGTGFLGLIGSSAKWTRFQAQLRDLGHPPDALARVTSPIGLPDLNTGPARKHPAVIALSVAAQLLPHLTLQPDPVPAPERTS, encoded by the coding sequence ATGGACGCGCACACCCTGACACCCCAGCACGTGGCAACCGGCGGCCCGGCGTGGCTCGTGGCCCTGACGCGGCTGGCGGCGCAGGGCGAGGCGGCGGTGCTCGTCAGCGTGATGGCCGCCCGCGGCCACACGCCCCGCGAGGCGGGCGCACGGATGGTCGTCAGCCGGACCGGCAGCTGGGGCAGCGTGGGCGGCGGGAACCTGGAGGCGACCGCCGTGGAGCGCGCCCGCACCCTGATCCGCGCAGGCACCCAGGCCCCCGAGACGCTGACACTGCGCCTGACGGACCGCGCCGCGAACGGGCACGGGCGGCAGTGCTGCGGCGGTGAGGTCACCCTGCACCTCGACCCCGTGCTGCACGCCCAGCCGCAGGTGGCCGTGTTCGGTGCGGGACACGTGGGCCTGGAACTGGCGCGGCTGCTGGCCCGGCACCCCATCGGGCTGCACCTGATCGATTCGCGCGCCGCGCAGCTGACCCCCGAACGCCTGGCTCCACTGCGGGACGCCGAGGCGCAGGTCACCGCGCACCACGCGCCCATCCCGGAACTGGTGCTGGATGGGCTGCCACTCAGCACACATATTCTGATCCTCACGCATGACCACGCCGAAGACGCTGCCATTCTGGACGCCGCGCTGCGCCGCCCGGGCACTGGCTTCCTGGGCCTGATCGGGTCGAGCGCCAAGTGGACCCGCTTTCAGGCGCAGCTGCGCGACCTGGGCCACCCGCCGGACGCCCTGGCCCGCGTCACCTCACCCATCGGCCTGCCGGACCTGAACACCGGCCCCGCCCGCAAGCACCCGGCCGTGATTGCCCTGAGCGTCGCGGCGCAGCTCCTCCCCCACCTCACCCTCCAGCCGGACCCAGTGCCGGCGCCTGAAAGGACGTCATGA